The Cryptococcus neoformans var. neoformans B-3501A chromosome 7, whole genome shotgun sequence genome window below encodes:
- a CDS encoding hypothetical protein (HMMPfam hit to AFG1_ATPase, AFG1-like ATPase, score: 276.5, E(): 4.1e-80) — MRTTLYFTTVKASSSRVTLAPTARPLANHAAVISLSPGPTHLPCGGLSSGAAIRHIHLTGTARREKQSLTSTTTHIVEARASFKDPVTRYEHLVKDKVLRSDPYQRGIIQKLQRLWDDLKDYDPGPVPAAAVQPSSSIFSRFFSKGPSQSEVTIPLSNVPKGLYLYGSVGTGKTMLMDLFHSTIPKQFRPTSQGGYGSIRIHFHAFMLDVLQRQHKLVVEYEKAGLGKKDVLPEVARSLANEGRVLCFDEFQVTDIVTAMILRGLLERLMSFGVVCIMTSNRHPDELYINGIQRQSFIPAIELIKERFEVVDLDSGTDYRKIPRALSKVYYNPLSPTVKSEINKLFDSFASTDPVSSEVVHNRKVHLWGRELNVPESSGSVAKFTFADLCNKPLSAADYLEVTSKFGTVFVEDIPRMGLSERDQARRFITFIDACYENKTKLFCSSEVPIFQVFSDKHGSAAEDAHMQEVMDELGLDPSAVGSSSLFSGDEELFAFARCVSRLSQMGTKQWSETAGPLAGA, encoded by the exons ATGAGGACAACTCTATATTTTACAACAGTCAAggcttcaagctcaagagTCACTTTGGCTCCCACTGCTCGCCCTTTGGCCAACCATGCGGCTGTAATCTCATTGAGCCCTGGACCTACTCATTTGCCATGTGGCGGGCTATCTTCAGGAGCTGCCATAAGACATATCCATTTGACAGGAACAGCCAGAAGGGAGAAGCAGAGTCTTACTTCCACCACTACCCATATTGTCGAAGCTCGAGCATCGTTTAAAG ATCCTGTTACAAGATATGAGCATCTCGTCAAAGATAAAGTGCTTAGGTCAGATCCATACCAGAGAGGAATTATACAGAAGCTTCAAAGATTATGGGATGACTTGAAAGACTATGATCCTGGACCTGTGCCGGCTGCAGCTGTTCagccttcatcctccatc TTCAGCAGATTCTTCTCTAAAGGCCCCTCACAATCTGAAGTAACAATCCCTTTATCTAATGTCCCCAAAGGTCTCTACCTCTACGGGTCTGTTGGTACAGGCAAGACTATGCTTATGGATCTCTTCCACTCCACTATCCCCAAGCAATTCCGGCCTACCTCTCAAGGCGGTTATGGATCTATCCGAATACATTTCCACGCCTTCATGCTCGACGTCCTTCAGCGACAGCATAAGTTGGTCGTTGAGTACGAAAAGGCGGGGTTGGGAAAAAAGGACGTGTTGCCAGAGGTAGCGAGGAGCTTAGCGAATGAAGGGAGGGTATTGTGCTTCGATGAGTTTCAGGTTACGGATATTGTCACTGCGATGATCCTTAGAGGGTTGTTGGAGAGACTCATGAGCTTTGGCGTGGTTTGTATCATGACTTCCAA TCGGCATCCGGATGAACTCTACATCAATGGTATCCAACGACAATCCTTCATCCCCGCCATCGAGCTCATCAAAGAGCGCTTCGAAGTCGTTGACCTTGACTCTGGTACCGACTATCGAAAGATTCCCCGGGCGCTTTCCAAGGTGTACTATAaccctctctctccaacAGTTAAATCCGAGATCAATAAGCTGTTTGATTCTTTTGCTTCGACAGACCCCGTCTCCTCTGAAGTTGTCCATAACCGGAAGGTCCACCTTTGGGGACGAGAACTGAATGTTCCCGAGTCGTCGGGAAGCGTGGCGAAATTCACTTTTGCGGATTTGTGTAACAAACCTCTGAGTGCTGCAGATTATCTCGAGGTGACGAGCAAGTTTGGTACGGTGTTTGTGGAAGATATACCGAGGATGGGATTGAGTGAAAGAGATCAGGCGAGGAGGTTCATCACGTTCATCGATG CATGCTACGAGAACAAGACAAAACTTTTTTGTTCTAGTGAAGTTCCAATTTTCCAGGTGTTCTCCGATAAGCATGGCTCAGCAGCCGAGGACGCACACATGCAAGAGG TCATGGACGAACTT GGTCTTGATCCTTCAGCAGTGGGATCATCCTCATTATTCTCCggcgatgaagagctgTTCGCGTTCGCGCGATGTGTTAGCCGATTGTCCCAGATGGGGACTAAGCAATGGTCCGAAACGGCAGGGCCACTAGCGGGTGCTTAA